TTCGCATGCCATTGCTGCTGGTGATCGAGGGCCGTTTCCAAGTTTGAATTCGAGGAGTAGGCCACCAACACGTCCGTCGTGTCTGCTTTTGCCGATTCATCCTCCACTAGGAGCTCTCGAATCGGATCGATCGCCAAGCTGAAGCCCGCGCCAAATGCTTGGTTTTCAGGTGCTCCACACCGTTGAACCAGCTCGTCGTAACGACCGCCACGGGCAAGCACCACGGGTGCCGAACGGCCGTTGCAGACCAGCTGAAAGACCAACCCGGTGTACAGCTCAAATTGGGGTTGAAAGGTGGGGTCGAGTTGAAGAGCGATGTCTTGCTCAAGGGCTGTTTTGCTGAGGAGCGAGCAAAGGCGATCGAGATCCTCAAAGACGGGTTGTTGGCCAAACAAGTGTCGTAGCTGCTGGAGCACGTCTTTTGGCGTTCCACGACACTCCATCAGTGACAGCAGTGTTTTGCGTTCGTTGGGCAACAACTCCATCGTTTCGACGGCTAGACGGTCGAAATGGACCAGAGCCCAACGCACCGCATCCCGTTTTGGACCCTCGTATGGAGAAAGGATCAATTCCATGAGTTGGGTATGTCCCAACAGCAGTCGAGGTTGCGTCGATGGGCCCAGCTTCAAAGAGGCGATAGATGCCATCAACAGGCTGAGCAATTCCATCTCCGCCTCGATGGCGGCGACTCCAAATAGCTCCACTCCGCTCTGGAGGTTTTCTTCAATGCACTGACCACCCTCGTCTGCGGCCCTGGATCGAAACACGGTGCCTGATGCCCACAAACGCATGGGGCGTGGTCGTGTTGCCAGTCGCGTGCAGGCGGCTCGAGCAATCGATGCCGTCATTTCTGGTCGTAACCCCAATGGGTCGTCAGCGACAAGACGCACAATGTCGCGACTGGCGATGGCACCCCCCGCCATCAAAGTTTTCATCCGTTCCACACGGGGCGGAGAAACCTCGTCATAACCCCAAAGTCGAAACACACGAGCGAGTCGCTCCGTGATGTTCCGATTGGTTTCCACCTGGTGCGGATTCAGATCCCTTGCGCCAGCGGCTGGTTGCAGCGCCATTGTCGGAGTACTCGCCTCGTGATCAGGATCCCATGGCCGTGACCTCGGGCGCCCCGAAAGCTGATCCTTCCAAGGGCGTCACCTGGGCAAGTACATCGAGAATGGCTGGATGCAGCTGTGGTCCAGCGGCGACAACGCGTCCCGAGTTCAGCTGAAATGCCTCGCCTTGATATCCACTGATATGCCCTCCAGCGATATCCACCAAGGCGACACCCGCAGCAAGATCCCATGGAGATAAACCACGTTCCCAATAGCCGTCTTGACG
The DNA window shown above is from Synechococcus sp. CC9902 and carries:
- a CDS encoding ATP phosphoribosyltransferase regulatory subunit, with the translated sequence MALQPAAGARDLNPHQVETNRNITERLARVFRLWGYDEVSPPRVERMKTLMAGGAIASRDIVRLVADDPLGLRPEMTASIARAACTRLATRPRPMRLWASGTVFRSRAADEGGQCIEENLQSGVELFGVAAIEAEMELLSLLMASIASLKLGPSTQPRLLLGHTQLMELILSPYEGPKRDAVRWALVHFDRLAVETMELLPNERKTLLSLMECRGTPKDVLQQLRHLFGQQPVFEDLDRLCSLLSKTALEQDIALQLDPTFQPQFELYTGLVFQLVCNGRSAPVVLARGGRYDELVQRCGAPENQAFGAGFSLAIDPIRELLVEDESAKADTTDVLVAYSSNSNLETALDHQQQWHAKGHSAVLELQPIRSMDEAQALAQARGDLQLDWVDL